Proteins from a genomic interval of Phocoena phocoena chromosome 20, mPhoPho1.1, whole genome shotgun sequence:
- the ZNF576 gene encoding zinc finger protein 576: protein MRAPLLTRGVSVTMEDRHPKETMEQQDSSKERSPQSPGGDICHLGALQCTRCLITFADSKFQERHMKREHPADFVAQKLQGVLFICFTCARSFPSSRALITHQRSHGPAARPSQPAAPTTTPPTFPCPDCGKTFGQAASLRRHRQAHEAHPRPGPFACTECGQDFAQEAGLHEHYIRHARGEL from the exons ATGCGTGCTCCTCTCTTGACCAGAGGGGTCTCAGTCACCATGGAGGACCGGCACCCCAAAGAGACTATGGAGCAGCAGGATTCGTCCAAGGAGAGAAGCCCCCAAAGTCCGGGAGGTGACATCT GCCACTTGGGGGCCCTGCAGTGCACCCGCTGCCTCATCACCTTCGCAGACTCCAAGTTCCAGGAGCGTCACATGAAGCGGGAGCACCCAGCGGACTTCGTGGCCCAGAAGCTGCAGGGGGTCCTCTTCATCTGCTTCACGTGCGCCcgctccttcccctcctccagggcCCTGATCACCCACCAGCGCAGCCACGGTCCAGCGGCCAGGCCCTCCCAGCCGGCTGCGCCCACCACCACGCCACCCACCTTCCCCTGTCCTGACTGTGGCAAGACCTTTGGGCAGGCCGCTTCTCTGAGGCGGCATCGCCAGGCGCACGAGGCCCACCCCCGTCCTGGCCCCTTCGCCTGCACCGAGTGCGGGCAGGACTTTGCCCAGGAAGCAGGGCTGCATGAGCACTACATCCGGCATGCCCGGGGGGAGCTCTGA
- the IRGQ gene encoding immunity-related GTPase family Q protein: MPPPRGDVTVLFLGPPGSGKSAVIAALCDKDVETVEIPDGRPDSGLPSLRAAGPGLFLGELSCPPAAPGPWAAEANVLVLVLPGPEGNEEPLAPALGEAARAALARGTPLLAVRNLRPEESQHVAQARDQTAAWLDSAGLGAATLFVLQTDCRGSDGCEELERLRAALRSQAEALQRLLPPAQDGFEVLGAAELEAVREAFETGGLEAALSWVRAGLERLGSARLDLAVAGRADVSLVLNMLLGLDPDDPGAVPASAPAEPMPYPAPERPNVVLWTVPLGSAGTAAAPHPTHYDALILVTPGAPTEKDWAQVRPLVLPDTPLVCVRTDGEGEDPESLDEEEKSSESLENAGGGGFKNARSEGREERGPGSQKAGSGEGSEDAGSESLQPVGVGVKKPGSGDSERAAALSPEDETWEVLEEAPPPVFPLRPGGLPGLCEWLRRALPPAQAGALLLALPPASPRAARTKAAALRAGAWRPALLASLAAAAAPVPGLGWACDVALLRGQLAEWRRALGLEPAALARRERALGLAPGELAERTRFPGPVTRAEVEARLGSWAGEGTAGGAALGALSFLWPAGGAAATGGLGYRAAHGVLLQALDEMRADAEAVLAPQVPAQ; the protein is encoded by the exons ATGCCTCCGCCGCGGGGTGACGTGACCGTCTTATTCCTGGGGCCTCCGGGCTCGGGAAAGTCTGCTGTGATCGCAGCGCTGTGCGACAAGGATGTGGAGACGGTAGAGATCCCCGACGGCCGGCCGGATTCcgggctccccagcctgagagcTGCAGGCCCAGGCCTCTTCCTGGGCGAGCTGAGCTGCCCACCCGCAGCGCCGGGGCCCTGGGCGGCGGAAGCCAACGTGCTGGTATTGGTGCTGCCCGGCCCCGAGGGGAATGAGGAACCCTTGGCCCCAGCGCTGGGGGAGGCAGCGCGGGCCGCCCTGGCCCGAGGGACACCCCTCCTGGCTGTGCGGAACCTTCGTCCCGAGGAGTCACAGCATGTAGCCCAGGCTCGGGATCAGACCGCAGCCTGGCTGGACAGCGCCGGGTTGGGCGCCGCGACTCTCTTTGTGCTACAGACAGACTGCCGCGGCAGCGACGGCTGCGAGGAGCTCGAGCGCCTGCGGGCGGCGCTGCGGAGCCAGGCGGAGGCGCTGCAGAG GCTCCTGCCACCGGCTCAGGATGGCTTCGAGGTGCTGGGCGCTGCAGAGTTGGAGGCTGTGCGCGAGGCCTTCGAGACGGGTGGCCTGGAGGCGGCGCTGTCATGGGTTCGGGCCGGCCTGGAGCGACTGGGCAGCGCGCGCCTGGACCTGGCCGTGGCCGGTAGGGCTGACGTGAGCCTTGTGCTGAACATGCTACTCGGGTTAGATCCTGACGACCCAGGTGCGGTGCCTGCTTCGGCGCCCGCGGAGCCCATGCCCTACCCGGCCCCAGAGCGCCCCAATGTGGTGCTCTGGACCGTGCCTCTGGGCTCCGCGGGCACTGCTGCCGCCCCCCACCCAACCCACTACGACGCTCTCATCCTCGTCACCCCTGGGGCCCCCACTGAGAAGGACTGGGCCCAAGTCCGGCCCTTGGTGCTACCAGATACGCCGCTGGTCTGCGTGCGAACAGACGGCGAGGGCGAGGATCCGGAGTCCCTGGACGAAGAGGAAAAGAGCAGCGAGAGCTTAGAGAACGCAGGCGGAGGGGGGTTTAAGAATGCACGcagtgaggggagggaggaacgTGGCCCTGGATCGCAGAAAGCAGGCAGTGGGGAAGGTTCAGAGGACGCAGGCAGCGAGAGTTTGCAGCCGGTTGGCGTCGGCGTGAAGAAACCGGGCAGCGGGGACTCAGAGCGCGCGGCCGCACTGAGCCCAGAAGATGAGACGTGGGAGGTGCTGGAGGAGGCGCCGCCGCCGGTGTTCCCGCTGCGGCCGGGCGGCCTCCCGGGGCTGTGCGAGTGGCTGCGGCGTGCGCTACCCCCGGCCCAGGCCGGGGCGCTGCTTCTGGCTCTGCCACCCGCGTCTCCCCGCGCGGCCCGGACCAAGGCTGCGGCGCTGCGGGCCGGGGCGTGGCGGCCGGCCCTGTTGGCTAgcctggcggcggcggcggccccggtaccggggctgggctgggcctgcGACGTGGCTCTCCTGCGAGGTCAGCTGGCCGAGTGGCGGCGGGCGCTGGGCCTCGAACCCGCGGCGCTGGCACGACGCGAGCGCGCGCTGGGCCTGGCGCCGGGGGAGCTGGCCGAGCGGACACGCTTCCCGGGTCCGGTGACGCGCGCCGAAGTGGAGGCGAGGCTGGGCTCGTGGGCGGGCGAGGGCACCGCCGGGGGCGCGGCGCTGGGCGCGCTCTCCTTCCTGTGGCCGGCGGGCGGCGCGGCGGCCACCGGGGGCCTGGGCTACCGCGCGGCGCACGGCGTCCTGCTGCAGGCGCTCGATGAGATGCGGGCCGACGCTGAAGCAGTGCTGGCACCGCAGGTGCCCGCGCAGTGA